In the Pedobacter cryoconitis genome, AGCTTTGTTTATATCCAGTCTTTAATATTATTTGCTATATCCTGAATATCATTCACAAGTTTACAAGTATGATATCCATCGGCGACTGCATGATTTACAAAAACTGAAAGGGGAATCAGCGTCTTTCCATTTCCAGTGTAGTACTTGCCAAACCTTTATTGTTTGATAGTAATAATCTAAGTAAGGCTTTCTGATCCAGGTTTCCAGATCTACAGGATTAAAAACGGCTTGCATATTTATCCAAACGTATCTATGATGGTTTTCTGATAGCGACTATTTCTTCAACTAGTTTAGGATAGCGTTTATGATATCCCGCACCGCTTTCGGTTTCTCTATTCATTTCTTCGGAATCATCATAATGTACTACATCAGGATATAATTCGGAAACCGCGTCTCTGATTTCTGATTCATCCTCATTATCGTGATTAATACCATAAGCTTCATCGGCTACATACAGTAACCCCTCTGCCCAGTCATTGCCAATACAAAAGTCAAAATCAGGTGATAAAAATGTATTGATATCTTTTTTTAATCCTTCGAAGAATTCTTTCCCTTTTAAAAGCAACCAGCATCTGAAGTAAATAAATCCATCGCCAGAAAAAGAATCTTCAAAGGTAATTACGCCATTTTTTGTTTCAAAATCATTATCCAGAATCACATAAAGCTCAGCAATTTCTGCGGTATAGAGTTCATGAAGTTTTTCCTGCATACATTTCTCAAATAAGATAAGCCGCTGTTTTCCGCTTTTGGAGAGTAATTCTACCAGATTCTCTATATGTTCGTCAGGATCATAATCTTGCCAGTTCGCGTTTCTATATTTATTTGATTTCCGGATAGATTCCCAAAAGAACAGCTCTGCTACTTCATCTTCTGAAAGTTCTTCTTTAACTGGAATATCGGCGTTATCATTCAGCTCCAC is a window encoding:
- a CDS encoding WGR domain-containing protein → MTRRFINQDNNSNKFWNITSENNTQTITYGKVGTKGRELLKEFSSAAECEAETAKLIAQKTKSGYVELNDNADIPVKEELSEDEVAELFFWESIRKSNKYRNANWQDYDPDEHIENLVELLSKSGKQRLILFEKCMQEKLHELYTAEIAELYVILDNDFETKNGVITFEDSFSGDGFIYFRCWLLLKGKEFFEGLKKDINTFLSPDFDFCIGNDWAEGLLYVADEAYGINHDNEDESEIRDAVSELYPDVVHYDDSEEMNRETESGAGYHKRYPKLVEEIVAIRKPS